In the genome of Candidatus Poribacteria bacterium, the window ATAGGACATAAAAAATAAAGACTAACCAGATGACCAAATAGGCGGAGGCGAGATATTTGAGGCGCGTGCTTTGCGCCTTTTCCAGTTTTGCGACGGACAGTTGCACCGCCTGTGCCAAAAGATCTTCATCCACAGCAAGCTCGGCTTCCGAATTTACTTCTGTAACAACCTTGGCGACTTCATCTCCTGTTAAGGTGATCGGGACTTGGGTTGCAAAGAGGAATACCCCCAAGACCACCAAAAAACTCACAAGAACCGCTATTTTCATCTAAGATGCCTCCCCTAAGTATTTCTGTCGGACGATTTCATAACGCGCTTGGGTCTTTTTCATACGATACCGGACGATCAGAATCAGTGTAAATAGCATAATACATGCGCCCAACACAACCAGAAATGTGTATAGCATTGAAGGGGCTATATCAAATTTTGCTCCTCGCTCTGGATGTGCTTCGCTCTTCCAGAATTTCGTAGCGAAATGGACAATAGGTACATCTAAAAAAGCAATAACTCCGAGGACTGCTGAATAGAGTCTACGTTTATCCGCTTCTAAAGCGGAGCGGAGAATAAAATAACCGACGTACATAAGCCACAAGATGAGGGTACTTGTGAGGCGTGGTTCCCAATTCCACCATGTGTTCCACGCGTATCTTGCCCAGATAGGACCGGAGAGAAGTACAACAGTACAAAAAATAAGGCCTAATTCTGCAGCTGCAGACGCTAACAGATCATCGTTAGGTTTTCGTTGGATGAGATACTTAACACTAAAGGCACAGTTGACACCGAACGCCAGATAAACAGTTAGTGCTGCAGAGACGTGATAGTAGAAGATTTTTTGGACTTCAAGCATTGTGCCTTCAATGCGGGCATACCCGAAGATGAGATAGAGTGAGATAAAGACGAGGATTGCAGTGATGATGGCTATAATTTTCATTTTTTAAACTATTAGACTCTTGGACTGCCCTCTGTTATATTACGGGCAGGTTTCTGGTTAGTTTTAAGGATCTGTCGCTAAAACGCTATTTGAAGATATCAGAAACCCCTGCGTAATGTAATGGAGCAGTGCTCAGATGTTAATTATTTAAACATCCCACAATTCGCTGCCGGTTAGAATTTCGGGTCCGTCCGAGAGGACCGCCACCGTATGCTCAAAGAGCGCGGATAAGGTGCCGTCAAGTGTTGCGACGCTCCAACCATCTTCGAGTATTTCAACATCAGGGAGTCCAACGTTCACCATCGTTTCAATGGCGAGGACCATCCCCGGTCTCAGACGTAGACCGCGTCCAGCAACCCCCATACACGGGATCTCCGGTGCCTCATGGAGATTCCGACCGATACCGTGTCCGGCAAAATTTTGGAGAACAGAGAACCCTTCGGACTCTGCCCCATCTTGTAACTTAGCAGAGATGTCACCGATACGGTTTCCCGGTTTTGCTTCGGCGATCGCATCGTAAAGCGAACGCCGCGTTACGTTAAGTAACCGTGCGGCCGTTGGTGAGACCTCTCCAACAGGGAAAGTGTATGCGTTATCCCCATGATAGCCGTCAATGCTGACAGCGGTATCAATCCCGATGATGTCGCCCGCTTGCAACACTTCACTTTCATCGGGAATTCCGTGGATAACGATGTCATTCATTGAAGTACATATCGTGGCGGGATACGGCTCATGCTCCGGGAGCTGGTAGCCTAAGAAGGAAGATGTGGCGTTGACTTCAGCAATTGTATCGCGCGAGATGCACTCCAATTCGGCAGTCGATACGCCAGGGGCAATTGCTTCTCCGATGCGTTTCAGCACTGTCGCTGCTGCCTTGCCACTCCGCTTCATTTTCTCAATTTCGATCCTGTTTTTGATCCTAACTTTGTCCATCAGACTTTCTGCCCTATTAAGGTATGTGCTGTTGTGCTGTGAACGCGAACGTTGACAATTTCGCCGATGTGGCTGTCCGCTTTGGGAAATACAGTCGTCTTGAAA includes:
- the map gene encoding type I methionyl aminopeptidase — encoded protein: MDKVRIKNRIEIEKMKRSGKAAATVLKRIGEAIAPGVSTAELECISRDTIAEVNATSSFLGYQLPEHEPYPATICTSMNDIVIHGIPDESEVLQAGDIIGIDTAVSIDGYHGDNAYTFPVGEVSPTAARLLNVTRRSLYDAIAEAKPGNRIGDISAKLQDGAESEGFSVLQNFAGHGIGRNLHEAPEIPCMGVAGRGLRLRPGMVLAIETMVNVGLPDVEILEDGWSVATLDGTLSALFEHTVAVLSDGPEILTGSELWDV
- a CDS encoding CcmD family protein, with product MKIAVLVSFLVVLGVFLFATQVPITLTGDEVAKVVTEVNSEAELAVDEDLLAQAVQLSVAKLEKAQSTRLKYLASAYLVIWLVFIFYVLYLERKQQELDKRLAQLEQESDNPSLEPDRE